The proteins below come from a single Zea mays cultivar B73 chromosome 8, Zm-B73-REFERENCE-NAM-5.0, whole genome shotgun sequence genomic window:
- the LOC100277211 gene encoding uncharacterized protein LOC100277211 isoform 2 (isoform 2 is encoded by transcript variant 2) codes for MTTAGEVDSAAGGEDLEPLFDYKRVQPRMTFCFDDSDLEVADIFKYCNKRPKVHTSTEEGKPDEEVAAAKVVVLDEEDWLQPPPPKAAFRATAEEDSAFRELRLKKQEWAKFAESAEDILQKLDEITNKEVGPKEPPEQIILDEESEPQVEKAREKIVISIQDKDGQQQMRVYKDEKFDKLLKVYAKKAKLNPSDLSFVFDGEKINPSSTPQDLDLEDEDMIEVRRKQS; via the exons ATGACCACG GCAGGAGAGGTGGATTCGGCAGCAGGAGGTGAGGACCTGGAGCCGCTCTTCGACTACAAGCGAGTGCAGCCCAGGATGACGTTCTGCTTTGACG ACAGCGACTTGGAGGTGGCCGACATCTTCAAATACTGCAACAAGCGCCCAAAGGTCCACACCTCCACG GAGGAGGGTAAGCCTGACGAGGAGGTCGCCGCTGCCAAGGTGGTGGTCCTCGATGAGGAGGATTGGTTGCAGCCACCGCCACCCAAGGCCGCATTCAGGGCAACGGCAGAGGAAGATAGTGCGTTTCGGGAACTGAG GTTGAAGAAACAAGAGTGGGCAAAATTCGCTGAATCAGCTGAGGATATATTGCAAAAGCTGGATGAAATCACGAACAAAGAAGTTGGTCCCAAGGAACCACCTGAACAGATAATTCTAGATGAGGAGTCTGAACCTCAAGTCGAGAAAGCCAGGGAAAAGATAGTCATATCAATCCAGGACAAGGATGGGCAGCAACAGATGCGTGTATACAAG GACGAAAAGTTCGACAAGCTTCTCAAGGTGTACGCCAAGAAGGCAAAGCTCAACCCATCTGATCTGTCTTTTGTGTTTGATGGTGAGAAGATTAATCCATCATCTACACCTCAGGACCTTGATCTGGAGGACGAAGACATGATTGAGGTGCGTCGTAAGCAGAGTTGA
- the LOC100277211 gene encoding uncharacterized protein LOC100277211 isoform 1 (isoform 1 is encoded by transcript variant 1) encodes MTTAGEVDSAAGGEDLEPLFDYKRVQPRMTFCFDDSDLEVADIFKYCNKRPKVHTSTEEEGKPDEEVAAAKVVVLDEEDWLQPPPPKAAFRATAEEDSAFRELRLKKQEWAKFAESAEDILQKLDEITNKEVGPKEPPEQIILDEESEPQVEKAREKIVISIQDKDGQQQMRVYKDEKFDKLLKVYAKKAKLNPSDLSFVFDGEKINPSSTPQDLDLEDEDMIEVRRKQS; translated from the exons ATGACCACG GCAGGAGAGGTGGATTCGGCAGCAGGAGGTGAGGACCTGGAGCCGCTCTTCGACTACAAGCGAGTGCAGCCCAGGATGACGTTCTGCTTTGACG ACAGCGACTTGGAGGTGGCCGACATCTTCAAATACTGCAACAAGCGCCCAAAGGTCCACACCTCCACG GAGGAGGAGGGTAAGCCTGACGAGGAGGTCGCCGCTGCCAAGGTGGTGGTCCTCGATGAGGAGGATTGGTTGCAGCCACCGCCACCCAAGGCCGCATTCAGGGCAACGGCAGAGGAAGATAGTGCGTTTCGGGAACTGAG GTTGAAGAAACAAGAGTGGGCAAAATTCGCTGAATCAGCTGAGGATATATTGCAAAAGCTGGATGAAATCACGAACAAAGAAGTTGGTCCCAAGGAACCACCTGAACAGATAATTCTAGATGAGGAGTCTGAACCTCAAGTCGAGAAAGCCAGGGAAAAGATAGTCATATCAATCCAGGACAAGGATGGGCAGCAACAGATGCGTGTATACAAG GACGAAAAGTTCGACAAGCTTCTCAAGGTGTACGCCAAGAAGGCAAAGCTCAACCCATCTGATCTGTCTTTTGTGTTTGATGGTGAGAAGATTAATCCATCATCTACACCTCAGGACCTTGATCTGGAGGACGAAGACATGATTGAGGTGCGTCGTAAGCAGAGTTGA